The window GCCGGCGCGGATACGGGAGCCGGCGCGGATACGGGAGCCGGCGCTCCGGGAGTTTCTGCCGCACGGCTGTCGGCCCACCCCTGGACGTGGCCGGCGCGGTAGCCGGCGGCGAAGGAGCTGCTGGTAGCTGCTCCGGACCGGGTCTTTTCCCGCTCCTCCCCCCAGCGCCTGCCCAACAGGAGCGCTCCCGCCAGCAACAAAAGCACCAGCAGGAGAGAGACAGCGGTCGACATAGTGGTCCTTCGTAGTTCCGGCTGTCCGTACCCGCCCAGCCTTAGTATCTCCAATGACTAGATAAAATATAGCACCGGGCAGGGGCTCCGTGGTCCCGGCACCAAAAAGAACAGCCCCGCTGCGAGTGCAGCGGGGCTGTTCCTTGCGTTCCGGCGACCGTCAGACGGCCGTTCCGGTCAGCAGCAAACTCTGATCAGCAAGAACTACTTGATGATCTTGGTGACGCGTCCTGAACCAACGGTGCGGCCGCCTTCGCGGATAGCAAAGCCGAGGCCGTCTTCCATGGCGATCGGCTGGATGAGCGCAACGGTCATCTCAGTGTTGTCGCCGGGCATAACCATTTCCGTGCCTTCCGGCAGGGTGATAACGCCGGTTACGTCCGTGGTGCGGAAGTAGAACTGCGGGCGGTAGTTGGAGTAGAACGGGTTGTGACGTCCGCCTTCGTCCTTTGAGAGGATGTAGACGTTAGCCTCGAAGTCGGTGTGCGGGGTAATGGAACCCGGCTTGACGACAACCTGGCCGCGCTCAACATCGTCACGCTTCAGACCGCGAAGCAGCAGGCCACAGTTCTCGCCGGCCCATGCTTCGTCGAGCTGCTTGTGGAACATCTCGATACCGGTCACCGTGGTCTTCTGGACCGGGCGGATGCCGACGATCTCGACCTCGGAGTTGATGGCGAGAGTTCCACGCTCGGCGCGGCCCGTAACAACGGTGCCACGGCCGGTGATCGTGAAGACATCTTCGATCGGCATCAGGAACGGCTTGTCGCGGTCACGAACCGGGTCCGGAACGGACTCGTCGACGGCAGCCATCAGGTCCTCAACGGACTTGACCCACTCCGGGTCGCCTTCGAGTGCCTTCAGGCCAGAAACGCGGACAACCGGTGCTTCGTCGCCATCGAAGCCCTGTGAGCTCAGGAGCTCACGAACTTCCATTTCAACGAGGTCGAGGAGTTCCTCGTCATCGACCATGTCAGCCTTGTTCAGGGCCACCAGCAGGTAGGGAACACCAACCTGGCGGGCGAGCAGAACGTGCTCACGGGTCTGAGCCATCGGACCGTCAGTAGCGGCAACCACGAGGATCGCGCCGTCCATCTGAGCAGCACCGGTGATCATGTTCTTGATGTAGTCAGCGTGACCGGGGGCGTCTACGTGTGCGTAGTGGCGCTTCTCGGTCTGGTACTCAACGTGGGAGATGTTGATGGTGATGCCGCGCTGACGCTCTTCGGGAGCAGAGTCAATGGACGCGAAGTCACGCTTCTCGTTGAGAGTCGGGTACTTGTCGTACAGCACCTTGGAAATCGCGGCCGTCAGCGTCGTCTTACCGTGGTCAACGTGACCAATGGTGCCGATGTTGACGTGCGGCTTAGTCCGCTCGAACTTTGCCTTTGCCACAGGTTCCTCCTAGAACGTTTTCAAATGACTTACTCTTCGACCGCGCTTGTCGCGGCGAAACCTCAGTAAGTCTACTTGGGGGGCTTTGGATTGATGAAATTGCAGATTCAGGAACTAATACTAGTCCCTCGAGTCTGTCGGTGCAGGCAGCCGGCCCGGCGGACCGGAGCCGGCCGTCTGCACCAGGCGGATTTCCGTCACCGGAAAAGCGCCGAGTCTGTTGCTGCGGAAGCCCTGGGGACTACTCGCCGCGGTTCTTCTGGATGATCTCGTCGGCAAATGCCTTCGGGACCTCCGCGTAGCTGTGGAACGTCATGGAGTACACAGCGCGGCCCTGGGTCTTCGAGCGCAGGTCGCCGATGTAGCCGAACATGCCGGACAGCGGAACGTGCGCGCGGATGACCTTGACGCCCTGGGCATCTTCCATGGACTGCATCTGGCCACGGCGGGAGTTGAGGTCACCGATAACTTCACCCATGTATTCCTCAGGGGTGCGGACCTCGACATCCATCAGCGGTTCGAGCAGGACAGGATTCGCCTTGCGTGCAGCTTCCTTGAAAGCCATACGGCCGGCGATCTTGAACGCCATTTCCGAGGAGTCGACATCGTGGTACGCGCCGTCAATCAGCGTCGCCTTAATGCCGACCACCGGGTAACCGGCCAGGACGCCGTCGTTCAGCGCACTCTGGATGCCGGCATCAACCGACGGGATGTATTCACGCGGAATACGGCCACCGGTGACCTTGTTCGAGAACTCGTACATCTCACCATCGGACGTGTCCAGCGGCTCGATCGCGATCTGGATCTTCGCGAACTGGCCTGAACCACCGGTCTGCTTCTTGTGCGTGTAGTCATGACGCTCAACCGCGCGCTTGATGGTTTCGCGGTAGGCAACCTGGGGCTTGCCCACGTTGGCCTCGACCTTGAATTCGCGGCGCATGCGGTCCACCAGGATGTCCAGGTGGAGCTCGCCCATGCCGGCGATGATGGTCTGACCGGTGTCTTCGTTGAGGGAGACCTGGAAGGTCGGGTCCTCAGCGGAGAGCTTCTGAATGGCGGTGGAGAGCTTCTCCTGGTCACCCTTGGTGTTTGGCTCGATCGCAACAGAGATCACAGGCTCCGGGAAGCTCATGGACTCCAGGACGATCTGGTTGCTGGAGTCGCACAGGGTGTCGCCCGTGGTGGTGTCCTTCAACCCGATTGCTGCGTAGATGTGGCCAGCGGTGGCGCCGTCAACCGGCATTTCCTTGTTGGCGTGCATCTGGAACAGCTTGCCGATGCGCTCTTTCTTGCCCTTGGTGGAGTTGACCACCTGGGAGCCTGCTTCAACGTGACCGGAGTACACGCGGATGAAGGTGAGCTGACCGAAGAACGGGTGCGTAGCGATCTTGAACGCCAGAGCCGAGAACGGCTCTTCCGAGGACGGCTTGCGCGTCAGTTCCTTCTCTTCGTCGCGGGGATCGTGACCGATCATCGGCGGGACGTCGAGCGGGTTCGGCAGGTAATCGACAACAGCATCAAGCATCGGCTGGACGCCGCGGTTCTTGAAGGCCGAGCCGCAGAAGACCGGGTACAGTTCGGAGTTGATCGTCATCTTGCGGATGCCGGCCTTGAGCTCGTCTTCGGTGATTTCTTCACCCTCGAGATACTTGTCCATGAGCTCTTCGGAGGACTCTGCGACGGTCTCAACGAGCGTTGCGCGGTACTCTTCGGCCTTTTCCTTGAGGTCAGCCGGGATCTCCTGGATCTCGTACTTCGCACCCATGGTGACGTCACCCTTGGAGTCGCCGGGCCAGACCAGTGCACGCATGTACAGGAGGTCGACGACGCCGACGAAGTCGTTCTCGGCGCCGATAGGCAGCTGCATGACCAGGGGCTTGGCTCCGAGGCGGCTGATGATGGTGTCGACGGTGAAGTAGAAGTCAGCGCCGAGCTTGTCCATCTTGTTGACGAAGCAGATGCGCGGGACGTTGTACTTGTCAGCCTGGCGCCAGACAGTCTCAGACTGCGGCTCCACGCCTTCCTTGCCATCGAACACGGCAACTGCGCCGTCGAGGACGCGCAAGGAGCGCTCAACCTCAACCGTGAAGTCCACGTGGCCGGGGGTGTCAATGATGTTGATCTGGTTGTTTTCCCAGAAGCAGGTCACGGCGGCAGACGTGATGGTGATGCCGCGTTCCTTTTCCTGTTCCATCCAGTCGGTCGTCGAAGCGCCGTCGTGCGTTTCGCCGATTTTGTGGTTCACACCCGTGTAGAACAGGATGCGCTCGGTAGTAGTGGTCTTGCCGGCATCGATGTGGGCCATGATGCCGATATTTCGGACCTTGCTAAGGTCGGTAAGCACGTCCTGTGCCACGGTGTCTCCCTTTCGGATGGACTGCACGTCCGCCGCCGGCTCGGTTGAGCCGGCGGCGTGCGGGAAGTATTACCAGCGGTAGTGTGCGAAGGCCTTGTTGGACTCGGCCATCTTGTGGGTGTCTTCGCGGCGCTTCACAGCGGCACCGAGACCGTTCGAGGCATCCAGGATCTCGTTCTGGAGGCGCTCGGTCATGGTCTTCTCGCGGCGGGCCTTGGAGTAGCCGACCAGCCAGCGGAGTGCGAGGGCGGTGGAGCGGCCCGGCTTGACCTCAACCGGAACCTGGTAGGTTGCGCCACCGACGCGGCGGGAGCGGACCTCGAGGGAAGGCTTGACGTTCTCCATGGCCTTCTTGAGG is drawn from Micrococcaceae bacterium Sec5.8 and contains these coding sequences:
- the fusA gene encoding elongation factor G, which produces MAQDVLTDLSKVRNIGIMAHIDAGKTTTTERILFYTGVNHKIGETHDGASTTDWMEQEKERGITITSAAVTCFWENNQINIIDTPGHVDFTVEVERSLRVLDGAVAVFDGKEGVEPQSETVWRQADKYNVPRICFVNKMDKLGADFYFTVDTIISRLGAKPLVMQLPIGAENDFVGVVDLLYMRALVWPGDSKGDVTMGAKYEIQEIPADLKEKAEEYRATLVETVAESSEELMDKYLEGEEITEDELKAGIRKMTINSELYPVFCGSAFKNRGVQPMLDAVVDYLPNPLDVPPMIGHDPRDEEKELTRKPSSEEPFSALAFKIATHPFFGQLTFIRVYSGHVEAGSQVVNSTKGKKERIGKLFQMHANKEMPVDGATAGHIYAAIGLKDTTTGDTLCDSSNQIVLESMSFPEPVISVAIEPNTKGDQEKLSTAIQKLSAEDPTFQVSLNEDTGQTIIAGMGELHLDILVDRMRREFKVEANVGKPQVAYRETIKRAVERHDYTHKKQTGGSGQFAKIQIAIEPLDTSDGEMYEFSNKVTGGRIPREYIPSVDAGIQSALNDGVLAGYPVVGIKATLIDGAYHDVDSSEMAFKIAGRMAFKEAARKANPVLLEPLMDVEVRTPEEYMGEVIGDLNSRRGQMQSMEDAQGVKVIRAHVPLSGMFGYIGDLRSKTQGRAVYSMTFHSYAEVPKAFADEIIQKNRGE
- the tuf gene encoding elongation factor Tu, giving the protein MAKAKFERTKPHVNIGTIGHVDHGKTTLTAAISKVLYDKYPTLNEKRDFASIDSAPEERQRGITINISHVEYQTEKRHYAHVDAPGHADYIKNMITGAAQMDGAILVVAATDGPMAQTREHVLLARQVGVPYLLVALNKADMVDDEELLDLVEMEVRELLSSQGFDGDEAPVVRVSGLKALEGDPEWVKSVEDLMAAVDESVPDPVRDRDKPFLMPIEDVFTITGRGTVVTGRAERGTLAINSEVEIVGIRPVQKTTVTGIEMFHKQLDEAWAGENCGLLLRGLKRDDVERGQVVVKPGSITPHTDFEANVYILSKDEGGRHNPFYSNYRPQFYFRTTDVTGVITLPEGTEMVMPGDNTEMTVALIQPIAMEDGLGFAIREGGRTVGSGRVTKIIK
- the rpsG gene encoding 30S ribosomal protein S7, which gives rise to MPRKGPAPKRPLVLDPVYGSPLVTQLINKVLVDGKKSTAERIVYGALEGARAKSGGDPVAALKKAMENVKPSLEVRSRRVGGATYQVPVEVKPGRSTALALRWLVGYSKARREKTMTERLQNEILDASNGLGAAVKRREDTHKMAESNKAFAHYRW